Proteins found in one Amycolatopsis aidingensis genomic segment:
- a CDS encoding DUF4417 domain-containing protein — protein MSVFLGLPVRTAPAARCDCRRCPWYSGADADPVVTIAPVCSGCNADCSYCGCARAETPAVGGPPACASCPIRCGSRTDITAWMSDIGHTLEFDDIRISGVLPPGMPTFIPQVDGSGVTELDAGLRWPAYAVGLRRVFSPHTHGIYPRWRQDATAAQILGLAESTLTVLSGYGEDPLVEAFWTARHRDGLIERIAALRFDLVLAPNYSIYGNWPRAEHLINMRRSLLLAGELADAGIATVPNLYWFRLEDLRRYADWITANPLPAVAVNLQTVRENRNWDTWALPGLCWLAENLPDDLPVILTGLSRRDRVATAVELFGDRLMLVSQNPAQYALHGAVMTPDGRQDLHARIPDAFAASVRYMASLLPHPTLTRGGA, from the coding sequence ATGTCGGTGTTTCTCGGACTGCCGGTGCGCACCGCGCCGGCCGCGCGCTGCGACTGCCGCCGGTGCCCGTGGTACTCCGGGGCCGACGCCGATCCGGTCGTGACGATCGCGCCGGTGTGCTCGGGCTGCAACGCCGACTGCTCCTACTGCGGCTGCGCCCGCGCCGAGACCCCGGCCGTAGGCGGACCACCGGCCTGCGCGAGCTGCCCGATCCGGTGCGGCTCCCGCACCGACATCACCGCCTGGATGAGCGACATCGGCCACACCCTGGAGTTCGACGACATCCGCATCAGCGGCGTGCTCCCACCGGGCATGCCGACCTTCATCCCGCAGGTCGACGGTTCGGGTGTGACCGAGCTGGACGCCGGGCTGCGGTGGCCGGCCTACGCGGTGGGTCTGCGGCGGGTGTTCTCCCCGCACACCCACGGGATCTACCCACGCTGGCGGCAGGACGCCACCGCGGCCCAGATCCTCGGGCTCGCGGAGTCCACCCTGACCGTACTGTCCGGCTACGGCGAGGACCCGCTGGTGGAGGCGTTCTGGACGGCCCGGCACCGCGACGGGCTGATCGAGCGGATCGCCGCCCTGCGCTTCGACCTGGTCCTGGCGCCGAACTACTCCATCTACGGCAACTGGCCGCGCGCGGAGCACCTGATCAACATGCGGCGGTCACTGTTGCTAGCGGGCGAGCTCGCCGACGCCGGGATTGCCACCGTGCCGAACCTGTACTGGTTCCGGCTGGAAGACCTGCGCCGTTACGCGGACTGGATCACCGCGAACCCACTGCCCGCGGTTGCGGTCAACCTGCAGACCGTCCGGGAGAACCGCAACTGGGACACCTGGGCGCTGCCCGGCCTGTGCTGGCTGGCCGAGAACCTCCCGGACGACCTCCCGGTGATCCTCACCGGACTGTCCCGCCGCGACCGGGTCGCCACCGCGGTCGAACTCTTCGGCGACCGGCTGATGCTGGTCAGCCAGAACCCCGCGCAGTACGCGTTGCACGGCGCCGTCATGACCCCGGATGGGCGGCAGGACCTGCACGCCCGCATCCCGGACGCCTTCGCCGCCTCCGTGCGGTACATGGCCTCGCTCCTGCCACACCCCACCCTCACCCGAGGAGGTGCCTGA